A genomic segment from Pseudomonas mendocina encodes:
- a CDS encoding TonB-dependent receptor: MANEAVDLPELTIHAKAAEGESDLHTPTSSGSRLELSALQTPASTTSLSGAEVRERNNRSVQDAVTRTAGISDIGAPGNGGTALSARGFTGHASVMTLFDGIRMYTGMGTVSFPHDPWMVERIDVLRGPASVLYGEGATGAVVNVLAKKPFEGEIKNHVRFGYGSFDRNQQALDSGGSLSDTLSYRLNLNREASHGWVDRDDSQNLGLSAALRWQVNDDLAFTLAHDQGKLQPGSYFGTPLVDGKLRDSLREKNYNVRNAEIAYHEQWTRLTSDWTLSDQVSASNQLYYLKARRYWRNAENFTWDAAQGQLNRREHLEIKHNQEQIGDRQTFTFNHSLFGLASRTLVGGEFNRIRFNLANNSPYTDVGGGELIDPWNPAPGYYQSLDAYRPHSRSETWTFALFAENQLQLSERWSLVSGIRRDQNHIDRDDLRAGTRSDRSLSGGNWRAGLVFAVTPHLSLYGQYSTSEDGVNNLITLNPGQQQMDLTESRQTEFGLKQAFWDGRGEWTLAAYHIVKKKLLSRETPISPTVQVGQQSSDGLEATLELALDGGWQVSANAALVRAEYDDFVEGGGDRSGNRPTDVPRRTANLWLSKDLGRGVDAGIGARYVDARYANTANTVKVPGYTVVDATLGWQVQPDVRLGLELNNLFDRTYARNQMHDGQQWLLGEPRSFFVTADYSF; the protein is encoded by the coding sequence ATGGCCAACGAAGCCGTCGATCTGCCCGAACTCACCATCCATGCCAAGGCCGCCGAGGGCGAGAGCGATCTGCATACGCCGACCAGCAGCGGCTCGCGCCTGGAGCTTTCGGCCCTGCAAACCCCGGCCAGCACCACCAGCCTGAGCGGCGCCGAGGTGCGTGAACGCAACAACCGCAGCGTGCAGGATGCGGTGACGCGTACAGCGGGTATCAGCGATATCGGTGCGCCCGGCAACGGTGGCACCGCGCTGTCGGCGCGCGGTTTCACCGGCCATGCCTCGGTGATGACGTTGTTCGATGGCATCCGCATGTACACCGGCATGGGCACCGTGTCGTTCCCGCACGATCCGTGGATGGTCGAGCGTATCGACGTGCTGCGTGGCCCGGCCTCGGTGCTGTACGGCGAAGGCGCCACGGGCGCGGTGGTCAACGTGTTGGCGAAGAAGCCCTTCGAGGGCGAGATCAAAAACCACGTGCGCTTCGGCTACGGCTCGTTCGACCGCAATCAGCAGGCGCTGGATAGCGGCGGTTCGCTGAGCGACACCCTGAGTTACCGCCTCAACCTCAACCGTGAGGCCAGCCATGGCTGGGTGGATCGCGACGACTCGCAGAACCTGGGCCTGAGCGCTGCGTTGCGCTGGCAGGTCAACGATGACCTGGCCTTCACCCTGGCTCACGACCAGGGCAAGTTGCAGCCTGGCAGCTATTTCGGTACCCCGTTGGTCGATGGCAAGTTGCGCGACAGCCTGCGCGAGAAAAACTACAACGTGCGTAACGCCGAGATCGCCTACCACGAGCAGTGGACGCGACTGACCAGCGACTGGACGCTTTCCGATCAGGTCAGTGCCAGCAACCAGCTCTACTACCTCAAAGCGCGTCGCTACTGGCGTAACGCCGAGAACTTCACCTGGGACGCCGCTCAGGGTCAGCTCAACCGCCGCGAACATCTGGAAATCAAGCACAACCAGGAACAGATCGGCGACCGCCAGACCTTCACTTTCAACCATTCGCTGTTTGGCTTGGCCAGCCGCACTCTGGTCGGTGGCGAGTTCAACCGCATCCGTTTCAACCTGGCCAACAACTCGCCTTACACCGATGTCGGCGGTGGTGAGCTCATCGACCCGTGGAACCCGGCGCCGGGCTACTACCAGAGCCTCGATGCCTATCGCCCGCATTCGCGTAGCGAGACCTGGACCTTCGCCCTGTTCGCCGAGAACCAGCTGCAGCTCAGTGAGCGCTGGTCACTGGTCAGCGGCATCCGTCGCGACCAGAACCATATCGACCGTGACGACCTGCGTGCCGGCACTCGCTCCGATCGCAGCCTGAGCGGCGGTAACTGGCGTGCCGGCCTGGTCTTCGCCGTTACCCCGCACCTGTCGCTGTACGGCCAGTACTCCACCAGCGAGGACGGGGTGAACAACCTCATCACGCTCAATCCGGGCCAGCAGCAGATGGACCTCACCGAGTCCAGGCAGACCGAGTTCGGTCTCAAGCAGGCCTTCTGGGATGGGCGTGGCGAATGGACGCTGGCGGCCTACCACATCGTCAAGAAGAAGCTGCTCAGCCGCGAAACCCCGATCTCGCCGACCGTGCAGGTCGGTCAGCAGTCGTCCGATGGTCTGGAGGCGACCCTGGAGCTGGCGCTCGACGGTGGCTGGCAGGTATCGGCCAACGCCGCGTTGGTGCGCGCCGAATACGATGACTTCGTCGAAGGCGGCGGTGATCGTAGCGGTAATCGACCGACCGATGTGCCGCGGCGCACTGCCAACCTGTGGCTGAGCAAGGATCTGGGCCGGGGAGTGGATGCCGGCATCGGCGCTCGCTATGTCGATGCCCGTTACGCCAATACGGCCAACACCGTGAAGGTGCCGGGCTATACCGTGGTCGACGCCACTCTCGGTTGGCAGGTGCAGCCGGACGTACGCCTGGGGCTTGAGTTGAACAACCTGTTCGATCGCACCTACGCCCGTAACCAGATGCACGATGGCCAGCAGTGGCTGCTCGGTGAGCCGCGCTCGTTCTTCGTCACCGCGGACTACAGCTTCTGA